Proteins encoded in a region of the Hirundo rustica isolate bHirRus1 chromosome 10, bHirRus1.pri.v3, whole genome shotgun sequence genome:
- the CEP63 gene encoding centrosomal protein of 63 kDa isoform X2: protein MEALLEGMQRNGQGRVPLSSEESLMLCLSGGFLTSCEAELQELMKQIDIMVAHKKSEWEGQMQALEACLSAREQELSSTKAALQEKQKEVGMLRRQVEDVEKSKQDMVREYEQQLKNFQEELSRLRRSYEKLQKRKTRSRGEANKGQEEDKFELSRLTRKLEEFRQKSLDWEKQRLRYQQQVASLEAQRKALAEHSELVQTQLANRKQILDSVELASRSEIQHLTSRLERANDTICANELEVERLSMRVDDLSEDNRIILEDQQRVQEELRQSKKMLEVLQDEKVELRATLQSQEDLIDSSKLHQEQLQKELAKMTETLHTKECLIRALEERLQGKALSSAGLELEQVLLQLDVAQKKEQHLQSEVTRLENSLVSSNARCVQLSEELGENIKELQSLEEDQTESRAEIKKLKDQLSQAEQMHSSELEEMKREISRLTQELRQRDITIASASGSTSDLEQQLRAEIERAERKAVEHRVILVQLETLKLENRHLSEILEKAECGKLKGGNGTLRALREDYAVELQKFISENQQLRKDLAETRAKLGVSAQGQGKEPRDVEHRTAQEAQHEQEEHTGGTHLQPDRTAQHHHRDSQKCGAAETGTVTLERGEPPSQNSSKNCKESRAQLAAESVLRVVDENKDCADEASKQPASNHHRESVFLCPLPTASVGSIAARYLEDEEVRSQHILECLNAHIEELKKESAKIVRRFEHQE, encoded by the exons ATGGAGGCTCTGCTGGAAGGAATGCAAAGAAATGGGCAGGGGAG AGTCCCACTCAGCTCTGAGGAATCCTTAATGCTCTGCCTGAG CGGTGGGTTCCTGACCTCCTGTGAGGccgagctgcaggagctgatgaAGCAGATCGACATCATGGTGGCTCACAAGAAATCCGAATGGGAAGGGCAGATGCAGGCTTTGGAAGCTTGTCTGAGTGCTCGGGAGCAGGAACTTTCCTCTAccaaggcagctctgcaggaaaaacaaaaggag GTTGGCATGTTGCGTCGCCAGGTTGAAGATGTGGAAAAATCCAAGCAGGACATGGTTAGAGAGTATGAACAACAGTTGAAGAATTTCCAGGAGGAG CTGTCCCGGCTGAGGAGGAGCTATGAGaagctgcagaagagaaaaacaagaagcaGAGGAGAAGCTAACAAGGGACAAGAGGAGGACAAATTTGAACTGAGCCGACTGACCAGGAAGCTGGAG GAGTTCCGTCAAAAATCACTTGACTGGGAGAAGCAGCGCCTGCGGTACCAGCAGCAGGTGGCATCGCTGGAGGCACAGCGCAAGGCTCTGGCAGAGCACTCCGAGCTCGTGCAG ACCCAGCTGGCCAATAGGAAGCAGATCCTGGACTCGGTGGAGCTGGCGAGCCGCTCGGAAATCCAGCACTTGAccagcaggctggagagggcCAATGACACCATCTGTGCCAACGAGCTGGAGGTGGAGAGGCTCAGCATGAGGGTGGACGACCTGAGTGAGGACAATCGCATCATTCTGGAGGATCAGCAGAGAGTTCAAGAAGAATTAAGGCAGTCCAAGAAAATGTTAGAG gtgctgcaggatgAGAAGGTGGAACTGAGAGCCACCTTGCAGTCTCAAGAAGATCTCATTGACAGCTCCAAGCTGCACCAGGAACAGTTACAGAAAGAGCTGGCTAAGATGACTGAAACTCTTCACACAAAAGAATGCCTGATCAG GGCCTTGGAGGAGCGCTTGCAAGGGAAGGCGTTGTCCTCTgcggggctggagctggagcaggtgctgctgcagctggatgtTGCCCAGAAGAAGGAACAGCACTTGCAGTCAGAGGTGACTCGTCTTGAGAACAG CCTGGTGTCTTCAAATGCCAGGTGTGTGCAGCTGAGCGAGGAGCTGGGTGAGAATATCAAAGAGCTGCAGTCCCTGGAAGAGGACCAGACTGAGTCAAGGGCAGAGATTAAAAAG CTGAAAGACCAGCTCTCTCAAGCTGAACAAATGCACAGCAGTGAGCTGGAAGAGATGAAAAGGGAGATCTCCAGGCTGACCCAGGAGCTGCGCCAGCGGGACATCACCATTGCATCGGCGAGCGGCTCCACCTCagacctggagcagcagctcagagcagagattgaaagagcagagaggaaagcagTGGAGCATAGG GTAATTCTGGTCCAGCTGGAAACCTTGAAGCTGGAAAATCGTCATCTCTCAGAGATTTTGGAAAAAGCGGAGTGTGGTAAGCTGAAG GGGGGCAATGGCACCCTGCGAGCACTCAGGGAGGATTATGCTGTCGAGCTCCAGAAATTCATATCTGAGAACCAGCAGTTGCGGAAGGACCTCGCAGAGACCAGGGCAAAACTGGGGGTCTCTGCACAGGGGCAAGGCAAAGAGCCCAGGGATGTAGAGCACAG GACAGCTCAGGAAGCACAGCatgagcaggaggagcacaCAGGGGGGACACATCTCCAGCCTGACAGAACTGCTCAGCATCATCACAGGGACTCCCAGAAGTGTGGAGCTGCTGAAACAGGAACTGTGACCCTTGAGAGGGGTGAGCCACCCTCccagaacagcagcaagaaCTGCAAGGAGTCACGTGCCCAGCTGGCAGCGGAGTCTGTGCTCCGTGTGGTGGATGAAAACAAAGATTGTGCAGATGAAGCATCTAAGCAGCCTGCCTCAAATCATCACAGAGAATCTGTGTTTTTG TGCCCCTTGCCTACAGCTTCTGTCGGATCCATTGCTGCACGATACCTGGAGGATGAAGAAGTGAGATCCCAGCACATCCTGGAGTGCCTAAATGCTCACATTGAGGAACTGAAAAAAGAGAGTGCAAAGATAGTGAGACGATTTGAACACCAGGAATAA
- the CEP63 gene encoding centrosomal protein of 63 kDa isoform X1 has protein sequence MEALLEGMQRNGQGRVPLSSEESLMLCLSGGFLTSCEAELQELMKQIDIMVAHKKSEWEGQMQALEACLSAREQELSSTKAALQEKQKEVGMLRRQVEDVEKSKQDMVREYEQQLKNFQEELSRLRRSYEKLQKRKTRSRGEANKGQEEDKFELSRLTRKLEEFRQKSLDWEKQRLRYQQQVASLEAQRKALAEHSELVQFSFNADGCCWQTQLANRKQILDSVELASRSEIQHLTSRLERANDTICANELEVERLSMRVDDLSEDNRIILEDQQRVQEELRQSKKMLEVLQDEKVELRATLQSQEDLIDSSKLHQEQLQKELAKMTETLHTKECLIRALEERLQGKALSSAGLELEQVLLQLDVAQKKEQHLQSEVTRLENSLVSSNARCVQLSEELGENIKELQSLEEDQTESRAEIKKLKDQLSQAEQMHSSELEEMKREISRLTQELRQRDITIASASGSTSDLEQQLRAEIERAERKAVEHRVILVQLETLKLENRHLSEILEKAECGKLKGGNGTLRALREDYAVELQKFISENQQLRKDLAETRAKLGVSAQGQGKEPRDVEHRTAQEAQHEQEEHTGGTHLQPDRTAQHHHRDSQKCGAAETGTVTLERGEPPSQNSSKNCKESRAQLAAESVLRVVDENKDCADEASKQPASNHHRESVFLCPLPTASVGSIAARYLEDEEVRSQHILECLNAHIEELKKESAKIVRRFEHQE, from the exons ATGGAGGCTCTGCTGGAAGGAATGCAAAGAAATGGGCAGGGGAG AGTCCCACTCAGCTCTGAGGAATCCTTAATGCTCTGCCTGAG CGGTGGGTTCCTGACCTCCTGTGAGGccgagctgcaggagctgatgaAGCAGATCGACATCATGGTGGCTCACAAGAAATCCGAATGGGAAGGGCAGATGCAGGCTTTGGAAGCTTGTCTGAGTGCTCGGGAGCAGGAACTTTCCTCTAccaaggcagctctgcaggaaaaacaaaaggag GTTGGCATGTTGCGTCGCCAGGTTGAAGATGTGGAAAAATCCAAGCAGGACATGGTTAGAGAGTATGAACAACAGTTGAAGAATTTCCAGGAGGAG CTGTCCCGGCTGAGGAGGAGCTATGAGaagctgcagaagagaaaaacaagaagcaGAGGAGAAGCTAACAAGGGACAAGAGGAGGACAAATTTGAACTGAGCCGACTGACCAGGAAGCTGGAG GAGTTCCGTCAAAAATCACTTGACTGGGAGAAGCAGCGCCTGCGGTACCAGCAGCAGGTGGCATCGCTGGAGGCACAGCGCAAGGCTCTGGCAGAGCACTCCGAGCTCGTGCAG TTTAGCTTCAATGCAGATGGTTGCTGTTGGCAGACCCAGCTGGCCAATAGGAAGCAGATCCTGGACTCGGTGGAGCTGGCGAGCCGCTCGGAAATCCAGCACTTGAccagcaggctggagagggcCAATGACACCATCTGTGCCAACGAGCTGGAGGTGGAGAGGCTCAGCATGAGGGTGGACGACCTGAGTGAGGACAATCGCATCATTCTGGAGGATCAGCAGAGAGTTCAAGAAGAATTAAGGCAGTCCAAGAAAATGTTAGAG gtgctgcaggatgAGAAGGTGGAACTGAGAGCCACCTTGCAGTCTCAAGAAGATCTCATTGACAGCTCCAAGCTGCACCAGGAACAGTTACAGAAAGAGCTGGCTAAGATGACTGAAACTCTTCACACAAAAGAATGCCTGATCAG GGCCTTGGAGGAGCGCTTGCAAGGGAAGGCGTTGTCCTCTgcggggctggagctggagcaggtgctgctgcagctggatgtTGCCCAGAAGAAGGAACAGCACTTGCAGTCAGAGGTGACTCGTCTTGAGAACAG CCTGGTGTCTTCAAATGCCAGGTGTGTGCAGCTGAGCGAGGAGCTGGGTGAGAATATCAAAGAGCTGCAGTCCCTGGAAGAGGACCAGACTGAGTCAAGGGCAGAGATTAAAAAG CTGAAAGACCAGCTCTCTCAAGCTGAACAAATGCACAGCAGTGAGCTGGAAGAGATGAAAAGGGAGATCTCCAGGCTGACCCAGGAGCTGCGCCAGCGGGACATCACCATTGCATCGGCGAGCGGCTCCACCTCagacctggagcagcagctcagagcagagattgaaagagcagagaggaaagcagTGGAGCATAGG GTAATTCTGGTCCAGCTGGAAACCTTGAAGCTGGAAAATCGTCATCTCTCAGAGATTTTGGAAAAAGCGGAGTGTGGTAAGCTGAAG GGGGGCAATGGCACCCTGCGAGCACTCAGGGAGGATTATGCTGTCGAGCTCCAGAAATTCATATCTGAGAACCAGCAGTTGCGGAAGGACCTCGCAGAGACCAGGGCAAAACTGGGGGTCTCTGCACAGGGGCAAGGCAAAGAGCCCAGGGATGTAGAGCACAG GACAGCTCAGGAAGCACAGCatgagcaggaggagcacaCAGGGGGGACACATCTCCAGCCTGACAGAACTGCTCAGCATCATCACAGGGACTCCCAGAAGTGTGGAGCTGCTGAAACAGGAACTGTGACCCTTGAGAGGGGTGAGCCACCCTCccagaacagcagcaagaaCTGCAAGGAGTCACGTGCCCAGCTGGCAGCGGAGTCTGTGCTCCGTGTGGTGGATGAAAACAAAGATTGTGCAGATGAAGCATCTAAGCAGCCTGCCTCAAATCATCACAGAGAATCTGTGTTTTTG TGCCCCTTGCCTACAGCTTCTGTCGGATCCATTGCTGCACGATACCTGGAGGATGAAGAAGTGAGATCCCAGCACATCCTGGAGTGCCTAAATGCTCACATTGAGGAACTGAAAAAAGAGAGTGCAAAGATAGTGAGACGATTTGAACACCAGGAATAA
- the CEP63 gene encoding centrosomal protein of 63 kDa isoform X4, producing MEALLEGMQRNGQGSGGFLTSCEAELQELMKQIDIMVAHKKSEWEGQMQALEACLSAREQELSSTKAALQEKQKEVGMLRRQVEDVEKSKQDMVREYEQQLKNFQEELSRLRRSYEKLQKRKTRSRGEANKGQEEDKFELSRLTRKLEEFRQKSLDWEKQRLRYQQQVASLEAQRKALAEHSELVQTQLANRKQILDSVELASRSEIQHLTSRLERANDTICANELEVERLSMRVDDLSEDNRIILEDQQRVQEELRQSKKMLEVLQDEKVELRATLQSQEDLIDSSKLHQEQLQKELAKMTETLHTKECLIRALEERLQGKALSSAGLELEQVLLQLDVAQKKEQHLQSEVTRLENSLVSSNARCVQLSEELGENIKELQSLEEDQTESRAEIKKLKDQLSQAEQMHSSELEEMKREISRLTQELRQRDITIASASGSTSDLEQQLRAEIERAERKAVEHRVILVQLETLKLENRHLSEILEKAECGKLKGGNGTLRALREDYAVELQKFISENQQLRKDLAETRAKLGVSAQGQGKEPRDVEHRTAQEAQHEQEEHTGGTHLQPDRTAQHHHRDSQKCGAAETGTVTLERGEPPSQNSSKNCKESRAQLAAESVLRVVDENKDCADEASKQPASNHHRESVFLCPLPTASVGSIAARYLEDEEVRSQHILECLNAHIEELKKESAKIVRRFEHQE from the exons ATGGAGGCTCTGCTGGAAGGAATGCAAAGAAATGGGCAGGGGAG CGGTGGGTTCCTGACCTCCTGTGAGGccgagctgcaggagctgatgaAGCAGATCGACATCATGGTGGCTCACAAGAAATCCGAATGGGAAGGGCAGATGCAGGCTTTGGAAGCTTGTCTGAGTGCTCGGGAGCAGGAACTTTCCTCTAccaaggcagctctgcaggaaaaacaaaaggag GTTGGCATGTTGCGTCGCCAGGTTGAAGATGTGGAAAAATCCAAGCAGGACATGGTTAGAGAGTATGAACAACAGTTGAAGAATTTCCAGGAGGAG CTGTCCCGGCTGAGGAGGAGCTATGAGaagctgcagaagagaaaaacaagaagcaGAGGAGAAGCTAACAAGGGACAAGAGGAGGACAAATTTGAACTGAGCCGACTGACCAGGAAGCTGGAG GAGTTCCGTCAAAAATCACTTGACTGGGAGAAGCAGCGCCTGCGGTACCAGCAGCAGGTGGCATCGCTGGAGGCACAGCGCAAGGCTCTGGCAGAGCACTCCGAGCTCGTGCAG ACCCAGCTGGCCAATAGGAAGCAGATCCTGGACTCGGTGGAGCTGGCGAGCCGCTCGGAAATCCAGCACTTGAccagcaggctggagagggcCAATGACACCATCTGTGCCAACGAGCTGGAGGTGGAGAGGCTCAGCATGAGGGTGGACGACCTGAGTGAGGACAATCGCATCATTCTGGAGGATCAGCAGAGAGTTCAAGAAGAATTAAGGCAGTCCAAGAAAATGTTAGAG gtgctgcaggatgAGAAGGTGGAACTGAGAGCCACCTTGCAGTCTCAAGAAGATCTCATTGACAGCTCCAAGCTGCACCAGGAACAGTTACAGAAAGAGCTGGCTAAGATGACTGAAACTCTTCACACAAAAGAATGCCTGATCAG GGCCTTGGAGGAGCGCTTGCAAGGGAAGGCGTTGTCCTCTgcggggctggagctggagcaggtgctgctgcagctggatgtTGCCCAGAAGAAGGAACAGCACTTGCAGTCAGAGGTGACTCGTCTTGAGAACAG CCTGGTGTCTTCAAATGCCAGGTGTGTGCAGCTGAGCGAGGAGCTGGGTGAGAATATCAAAGAGCTGCAGTCCCTGGAAGAGGACCAGACTGAGTCAAGGGCAGAGATTAAAAAG CTGAAAGACCAGCTCTCTCAAGCTGAACAAATGCACAGCAGTGAGCTGGAAGAGATGAAAAGGGAGATCTCCAGGCTGACCCAGGAGCTGCGCCAGCGGGACATCACCATTGCATCGGCGAGCGGCTCCACCTCagacctggagcagcagctcagagcagagattgaaagagcagagaggaaagcagTGGAGCATAGG GTAATTCTGGTCCAGCTGGAAACCTTGAAGCTGGAAAATCGTCATCTCTCAGAGATTTTGGAAAAAGCGGAGTGTGGTAAGCTGAAG GGGGGCAATGGCACCCTGCGAGCACTCAGGGAGGATTATGCTGTCGAGCTCCAGAAATTCATATCTGAGAACCAGCAGTTGCGGAAGGACCTCGCAGAGACCAGGGCAAAACTGGGGGTCTCTGCACAGGGGCAAGGCAAAGAGCCCAGGGATGTAGAGCACAG GACAGCTCAGGAAGCACAGCatgagcaggaggagcacaCAGGGGGGACACATCTCCAGCCTGACAGAACTGCTCAGCATCATCACAGGGACTCCCAGAAGTGTGGAGCTGCTGAAACAGGAACTGTGACCCTTGAGAGGGGTGAGCCACCCTCccagaacagcagcaagaaCTGCAAGGAGTCACGTGCCCAGCTGGCAGCGGAGTCTGTGCTCCGTGTGGTGGATGAAAACAAAGATTGTGCAGATGAAGCATCTAAGCAGCCTGCCTCAAATCATCACAGAGAATCTGTGTTTTTG TGCCCCTTGCCTACAGCTTCTGTCGGATCCATTGCTGCACGATACCTGGAGGATGAAGAAGTGAGATCCCAGCACATCCTGGAGTGCCTAAATGCTCACATTGAGGAACTGAAAAAAGAGAGTGCAAAGATAGTGAGACGATTTGAACACCAGGAATAA
- the CEP63 gene encoding centrosomal protein of 63 kDa isoform X3: MEALLEGMQRNGQGSGGFLTSCEAELQELMKQIDIMVAHKKSEWEGQMQALEACLSAREQELSSTKAALQEKQKEVGMLRRQVEDVEKSKQDMVREYEQQLKNFQEELSRLRRSYEKLQKRKTRSRGEANKGQEEDKFELSRLTRKLEEFRQKSLDWEKQRLRYQQQVASLEAQRKALAEHSELVQFSFNADGCCWQTQLANRKQILDSVELASRSEIQHLTSRLERANDTICANELEVERLSMRVDDLSEDNRIILEDQQRVQEELRQSKKMLEVLQDEKVELRATLQSQEDLIDSSKLHQEQLQKELAKMTETLHTKECLIRALEERLQGKALSSAGLELEQVLLQLDVAQKKEQHLQSEVTRLENSLVSSNARCVQLSEELGENIKELQSLEEDQTESRAEIKKLKDQLSQAEQMHSSELEEMKREISRLTQELRQRDITIASASGSTSDLEQQLRAEIERAERKAVEHRVILVQLETLKLENRHLSEILEKAECGKLKGGNGTLRALREDYAVELQKFISENQQLRKDLAETRAKLGVSAQGQGKEPRDVEHRTAQEAQHEQEEHTGGTHLQPDRTAQHHHRDSQKCGAAETGTVTLERGEPPSQNSSKNCKESRAQLAAESVLRVVDENKDCADEASKQPASNHHRESVFLCPLPTASVGSIAARYLEDEEVRSQHILECLNAHIEELKKESAKIVRRFEHQE, encoded by the exons ATGGAGGCTCTGCTGGAAGGAATGCAAAGAAATGGGCAGGGGAG CGGTGGGTTCCTGACCTCCTGTGAGGccgagctgcaggagctgatgaAGCAGATCGACATCATGGTGGCTCACAAGAAATCCGAATGGGAAGGGCAGATGCAGGCTTTGGAAGCTTGTCTGAGTGCTCGGGAGCAGGAACTTTCCTCTAccaaggcagctctgcaggaaaaacaaaaggag GTTGGCATGTTGCGTCGCCAGGTTGAAGATGTGGAAAAATCCAAGCAGGACATGGTTAGAGAGTATGAACAACAGTTGAAGAATTTCCAGGAGGAG CTGTCCCGGCTGAGGAGGAGCTATGAGaagctgcagaagagaaaaacaagaagcaGAGGAGAAGCTAACAAGGGACAAGAGGAGGACAAATTTGAACTGAGCCGACTGACCAGGAAGCTGGAG GAGTTCCGTCAAAAATCACTTGACTGGGAGAAGCAGCGCCTGCGGTACCAGCAGCAGGTGGCATCGCTGGAGGCACAGCGCAAGGCTCTGGCAGAGCACTCCGAGCTCGTGCAG TTTAGCTTCAATGCAGATGGTTGCTGTTGGCAGACCCAGCTGGCCAATAGGAAGCAGATCCTGGACTCGGTGGAGCTGGCGAGCCGCTCGGAAATCCAGCACTTGAccagcaggctggagagggcCAATGACACCATCTGTGCCAACGAGCTGGAGGTGGAGAGGCTCAGCATGAGGGTGGACGACCTGAGTGAGGACAATCGCATCATTCTGGAGGATCAGCAGAGAGTTCAAGAAGAATTAAGGCAGTCCAAGAAAATGTTAGAG gtgctgcaggatgAGAAGGTGGAACTGAGAGCCACCTTGCAGTCTCAAGAAGATCTCATTGACAGCTCCAAGCTGCACCAGGAACAGTTACAGAAAGAGCTGGCTAAGATGACTGAAACTCTTCACACAAAAGAATGCCTGATCAG GGCCTTGGAGGAGCGCTTGCAAGGGAAGGCGTTGTCCTCTgcggggctggagctggagcaggtgctgctgcagctggatgtTGCCCAGAAGAAGGAACAGCACTTGCAGTCAGAGGTGACTCGTCTTGAGAACAG CCTGGTGTCTTCAAATGCCAGGTGTGTGCAGCTGAGCGAGGAGCTGGGTGAGAATATCAAAGAGCTGCAGTCCCTGGAAGAGGACCAGACTGAGTCAAGGGCAGAGATTAAAAAG CTGAAAGACCAGCTCTCTCAAGCTGAACAAATGCACAGCAGTGAGCTGGAAGAGATGAAAAGGGAGATCTCCAGGCTGACCCAGGAGCTGCGCCAGCGGGACATCACCATTGCATCGGCGAGCGGCTCCACCTCagacctggagcagcagctcagagcagagattgaaagagcagagaggaaagcagTGGAGCATAGG GTAATTCTGGTCCAGCTGGAAACCTTGAAGCTGGAAAATCGTCATCTCTCAGAGATTTTGGAAAAAGCGGAGTGTGGTAAGCTGAAG GGGGGCAATGGCACCCTGCGAGCACTCAGGGAGGATTATGCTGTCGAGCTCCAGAAATTCATATCTGAGAACCAGCAGTTGCGGAAGGACCTCGCAGAGACCAGGGCAAAACTGGGGGTCTCTGCACAGGGGCAAGGCAAAGAGCCCAGGGATGTAGAGCACAG GACAGCTCAGGAAGCACAGCatgagcaggaggagcacaCAGGGGGGACACATCTCCAGCCTGACAGAACTGCTCAGCATCATCACAGGGACTCCCAGAAGTGTGGAGCTGCTGAAACAGGAACTGTGACCCTTGAGAGGGGTGAGCCACCCTCccagaacagcagcaagaaCTGCAAGGAGTCACGTGCCCAGCTGGCAGCGGAGTCTGTGCTCCGTGTGGTGGATGAAAACAAAGATTGTGCAGATGAAGCATCTAAGCAGCCTGCCTCAAATCATCACAGAGAATCTGTGTTTTTG TGCCCCTTGCCTACAGCTTCTGTCGGATCCATTGCTGCACGATACCTGGAGGATGAAGAAGTGAGATCCCAGCACATCCTGGAGTGCCTAAATGCTCACATTGAGGAACTGAAAAAAGAGAGTGCAAAGATAGTGAGACGATTTGAACACCAGGAATAA